From the genome of Seriola aureovittata isolate HTS-2021-v1 ecotype China chromosome 18, ASM2101889v1, whole genome shotgun sequence:
ctaatgtgacAATTTTACTAAATTCAGGAAACAGAGAGTTCTAATACAATGAGCACTTTTTGGTGTAAATATGAAATTAGTTACAGGTAGAAACATGAGGTAGAAGCAGTAGCCTAAACACCCATACCTTCAACAAGTCCAAACAACACAATTTCTAAAACTGAGTCTAAGGTCTAGAAGGAAAAATGATACTAGATATAACAAATGCAGGTGGGAGGGGACTGAACCTCGAGGCCACACCCCCTCATTACAGACATGTCTCTGTGGCGCAATTGGTTAGCGCGTTCGGCTGTTaaccgaaaggttggtggttcaagcCCACCCAGGGACGTTTTACATATAATTGACAAGGATACATCAAGTAGATGAAAAACCTTCTTTCTGTGGTGAGAGGGAAGCGATAAAGATCTTCAGACATGAAAGCATAAACAGGAAACATTAGCGAAAACATACCCAATGTTACATTTCatctttcacctttttatttaatgcGACAATTTTTCTAATTTCCAAAATAGATTGATGCACGAATAAATTGAGGAAACAGTGTTCTAATACAATGAGCACTTTTTGGTGTAAATGTGAAATTAGTTTCAGGTAGAAACATTAGGTAGAAGCAGTAGCCTACACACCCATACCTTCAACAAGTCCAAATGAGACAATTTATAAAACTGAGTCTGAGGTCTAGAAGGAAGAAATGATACTAGAAATTACAAATGCAGGTGGGTGGAATGGGATTGAAAGTGGTGGCCAAACTTCTTCAAGCTAGACAtgtctctgtggcgcaatcggtTAGCGCATTCGGCTGTTAACtgaaaggttggtggttcaagcCCACCCAGGGACGTTTTACGTATACATTGACAAGGATACCTCATGCAGATAAAAATCTGACTTTCTGTAGAGGCAGGAGATAAAGAAACTCACAACAAAACTCTggatgtgaaaaaataaacagcgaGCATTATCAGTAGTGACATACCtgacaaaaaacaactgaatctTTGACAAATCTGAATGAGACAGTGTCCAAAAACATTGATGAAGATTTAATTAGCTGACAAGtatagatatattattattgatagttttgcttttattttcttcaacccaCAGAAAGaagtttttttcatcatcatgatgTATCCTTGTCAATTTAAGTGTAAAACGTCCCTGAGTGGGCTTGAACTACCAACCTTTCAATTAGCAGCCGAATCGCTAAACGATTGCTATTTGGAGGGGTGTGGCCTTGGCCAcatatataattacatatatTCAAAGAGATGAGTCCCTTCATACCCTTATCTTAGCATCTAATAACATTTGACACACCCTCAGAGTTGTTGGCATGGCTGCAGATTCTGACTACATCCACACTGATATGATTTagttttaaatcacatcacTTTTGCTACGTTTACACCTGGcccctaaaacagagacttttggaaacactgctgaacaagttttagtttgaaaactctggggttgagttttagtttgaaaactctggggttgagttttagtttgaaaactctggggttgagttttagtttgaaaactctggggttgagtcttagtttgaaaactctggggttgtgttttaatCTGCCCACACAAAAATGGAAACTTTAGGTAAGGATGACATaaacaatctacttcctgtttacaccagcatGCACGTGGCCAGTGTAcctgaatggtcatgtgatatgagTTTTCAGGTGTTTAGTATGGAAGGAGCTTATTCCTGAAGGGGGCTGAAGAGATCCTCTTAACTCTTAAACATATTAGTGTGGACGTAACCTCTGATTCTTGTTCATCCCTTAATACTACAACCATAATTTATTGTGCATTGTTTATGAGTCAACTCAGTCTGTCTTTGCAGATAAATCGTGGAGATAATATCATGTTTGATGTATTGTTGAATGGGCTTTTAACCTCTCAGCCTACCTCTTCTTAGCTGGTGAACTTACCGTTCAACCAGAATCCAGCCAACCGGCCACCAGGACTGGGACGGAGAAACTCAGACATGAAAGTATAAATAGGaaatattaacaataacatACCCAACGTTACATTACATCTCatctttcacctttttatttaatgcatCAATTTTACTAAATTGAGGAAACAGAGAGTTCTAATATAATGAGCACTTTTTGGTGTAAATGTAGCCTACACACCCATACCTGTGCATGGGTTGGGGGAGGGGTATAATGTTATTGCCACACTTCATTAAGCCAGACAtgtctctgtggcgcaatcggttagcgcgttcggctgttaaccgaaaggttggtggttcaagcCCACCCAGGGACGTTTTACACTGAAACTTACAAGGATACATCATGTAGATGAAAAACCTTCTTTCTGAGGTGAAaggaaagagataaagaaaactCTGTGAAAGAATAAACAGTGAGCATTATCAGTTGTGACAGAGAAGAGCTGTACCTTTGACAAATCTAAATAAGttaattaaagttaattaatcaattaattaaaccAAAGTGAATTAATGAAGTTGGAAACTTTGCATCTGATAGgtagatatattattattggtatttatacttttaattCTTCACCCATAGAAAGAAGGTTTTTCATCTATAGGATGTATCCTTGTCAATTTAAGTGTAAAACGTCCCTGGGTGGgcttgaaccaccaacctttcggttaacagccgaacgcgctaaccgattgcgccacagagacaTGTCTGTGATGAGGGGGTGTGGCCTCGAGCGTCACTCCCCTCCCACCCGCAGTTGTTATATCTAGTATCATTTATTCCATGTAGAACTGCTGAATAATCATGTATGCAGACACGGCACATGGACCACAGGGGGCAAGCTAGCCCCCTCCCCGGCAggctaagctagctagctatctaagaagtattaaaaataaaaaacattttcatggtgGAGCCTCATCTGTTTTTACAACCCTGTGTcaaatgatagaaaaataataatcataaaccTTGTAACCTTTCACTTATTTAGTATATATTGTGCATTATAACACATTCCTTACTATTACCACCTGTAAGAGATGAGTTGGTTCCAGTGACTGTACAGGACTAATGAACATAACTGCCAACTCATTATAGAAGATATGTAGTTGTAATTAAATGCAAAGTTGTGTACTTCAGTGATGTTCATTAATTTCTTTtggacattattattattattacttattggACATTTAGATTTGTCAAAGGTACAGCTCTTCTCTGTCACAACTGATAATGCTCACTGTTTATTCTTTCACAGagttttctttatctctttcctTTCACCTCAGAAAGAAGGTTTTTCATCTACAGGATGTATCCTTGTCAATTTAAGTGTAAAACGTCCCTGGGTGGgcttgaaccaccaacctttcggttaacagccgaacgcgctaaccgattgcgccacagagacaTGTCTATGTTAAGGGGCCTTCATCATGAGTCCACTCCCACCTGTATTAGTTAtttgttgtattattttttcaggctgtttgtgagggagctggcaagcatccccctcactaaggtgaaaaaacaatacacattGGCTAATAGAGGAAGTTCACTTTTGTTGTGCTCTTATTTTGGGAACCTCTACtaaccactctctctgtttgaggtcTACTTCCGGGGGGCTtgttttcatggagtgcacacatgggaatgctgccaccagactcagcaggtgtcaatTACCTTATCAGGCTGGACCAAgtgggcaggaaggagagaggggagtgggtagaggggggggtcaggggtcaggttGGAGTCAGGTTGGACATACTTTTGTTGTCGATAGCCATTCTGCTATCAATATGTAAGATCtgttggattttcttttgtgtcatttgcctCTGGTCACCAGTAAACCAAGAGCTCTGAATCCAATCATTGTGTGACTGATTCTGTTCTCTCTCACGCTTGCACCTCAatcctgctggccttcatcctgGTTGTAAGGGTTcaccaccatccaaaccttacaCTGATCAATAATAATGGTTCTACCTGTCTTGTGGCTCATTGTTAGCATATTTGAACGCTGCTTCctaatttatttctttgtctatttttgaAATTATGGAAATTGTCTCATTTATACTTGTCAAAGGTACAGGAATGTACTGCTGGGTATGTCATCGATAATGtttcttatttattctttcacatCCAAAGCTTTGCTTATAGTTTTTTTAACCTCCCTCTCACCACAGAATTAAAGGACAGgtcaaaatattattattgatcaaCCTGAGTTCTAAATGGAATAAATGATACTAGACATATtgttattcatttcttttatttgtggtATGGGGCACATGGTAAATATGGGGACCAGACTATCAGTAtgtcttaaatttaactttaacgAGACATCATCTGCCCTTGGCCACATAATTTAATTCTTTCAAAGAGATGATTCCCTTCATACCCTTATCTTAGCATCTAATAGCATTTGGCACAACGTCAGAGAGTTGTTGGCATGGCTGCAGACTttggctacatccacactaatatgATTTAGTTTTAAATCGCATCACTTTTGCTGAGTTTACACCTGGCCCCTAAAACGGaaacttttggaaacactgctggacccgttttaatttgaaaactctggggttgtgttttaatCTGCCTGAACAGAAAAGGAGACTTTAGGTAGAGATGACGTAAataatctacttcctgtttacaccagcatGCACATGACCAGTGTAgctgaatggtcatgtgatataaGTTTAGAAATGGAGGGAATTTATTTCTGATGCGGAGCTGAAACGATCGTCTGAAACGCcgttttaaatattaatgtggaCGTGGCCTCTGATTCTTTTCCATTCCTTAATCCTACAACCATAATCTATTGTGCACTGTTTATTGTGCAAAAGTCACAGTGACcaatcaaaacatgtttttcgcCATAACTCAAGATTTCACATGCTGATTAACCCTAGACCGGTTGttggagacaaacaaccacaagcCGGTGACTCTAGTTATTTCATGCGTTCAGTGTTGAATACAACACTTGCATGAAACTACAAAGAAAATCAACTTATTACAACAGGGAACTTGAAGTGTATTCAACATAATGAAGGTCAAAAGCTTCAGATCCCAACAAGACTCTAAGTTTCTGGTGTCAGACGGATCCGTGGGCTACAACAATACTCAGGCTCTTTACTGTAGATGTTGGGAAGGTATGAAGAGGAAGGTTCTTCACTTTGCAGGGGGATTACTCTTTGTGCTGATGAGTCTTCAGGTTGATCAtttcttttgtgtatttataaaaaaagaaaaaaaaggaaaaaaaattattttcctgtatttaatatttgacagtttttcatAGGACCGTGGATTTGAAGGAAGAAAGGACTTAATTGGTGATGTTTGACTGTTCTTTGTATTATTCTGAAAACAGTGTTGATGAGACACATTGAAGAAAACACTCGGGACTTTGCTGTTGAGAGCAGAGTGAgtggctcttaaaagagccGTTATTGTggtgagaggagcagcagcggaGTCTAAGCTCTCTCTCCGCGGATGCGGCGGGCCAGCTGGATGTCCTTGGGCATGATGGTGACCCTCTTGGCGTGGATGGCGCACAGGTTGGTGTCCTCGAACAGGCCGACCAGGTAAGCCTCGCTGGCCTCCTGCAGAGCCATGACAGCGGTGCTCTGGAAGCGCAGGTCGGTCTTGAAGTCCTGAGCGATTTCTCGGACCAGGCGCTGGAAGGGCAGCTTGCGGATCAGCAGCTCGGTGGATTTCTGGTAGCGACGGATCTCTCTCAGAGCCACGGTACCGGGCCTGTACCGGTGAGGCTTCTTGACGCCGCCGGTGGCCGGGGCGCTCTTACGGGCGGCCTTGGTGGCCAGCTGCTTCCTGGGGGCTTTGCCTCCGGTGGATTTACGAGCGGTCTGCTTGGTTCTCGCCATCTTGCTTCTTGTTTCTCAGAGCAGGAGAAAAGTAGGAGAGAAAGCAGCGACCCTCGGCTCTTAAACCGTGGGGCCGGCTGTGACACGGTGACGCTGCTTCACACCCCCGGGTGCTGATTGGTGCGGTGCTCCTCCTGGAGCTCAGCGCCGCCCAGAGGcgcgacccccccccccgcctggTGCTCGGCTGCTTATTGGACCAAAGTGCTGTGAAGCTGTGAGGAAAGTCCAGAGCGGGCcgccctctgctgctctgctggagCCTCTTCTCTGGTTGGTCTGGCGGGAACCGTCCCGCGCTCTCCGCGGACATATAAGcgaggctgctgctgtttgcgCCACACTTTCTCTGAGTCGACGCTGTAGAGAGATCATCCTGAAAATGAGCGGACGCGGCAAAACCGGTGGAAAAGCCAGAGCTAAGGCCAAGACCCGCTCCTCCCGGGCCGGGCTCCAGTTCCCGGTCGGCCGTGTTCACAGGCTGCTGCGCAAAGGAAACTACGCTCAGCGTGTCGGTGCCGGAGCCCCCGTCTACCTGGCGGCGGTGCTGGAGTACCTGACCGCTGAGATCCTGGAGCTGGCTGGAAACGCTGCCCGCGACAACAAGAAGACCCGTATCATCCCCAGACACCTGCAGCTGGCCGTCCGCAACGACGAGGAGCTCAACAAACTCCTGGGCGGAGTGACCATCGCTCAGGGAGGCGTGCTGCCCAACATCCAGGCTGTTCTGCTGCCCAAGAAGACCGAGAAGGCCGCCAAGTCCAAGTAAAGCCGCTGAACACAGCGACCCACTCAAaggctcttttaagagccacCTACTCCTCTCACAAAGAGCAGCTTCCCTGttgttgattattattattattattattgttagtattagtagtattattattagtattattattattattattattattattattattattattattattattattattattattattattattattaataataataaacccgCTGCACTCATCAGCTCTCTTCTGTCTTCATACATGTggctcctctttctgtctctgcaccATCACCAGAAAACCTCATACAGACAATACAAATGAGAAGACTGGGAAATgtacaagcagcagcagcataacTTCTGATATGATACAtgaaccacaacacacactacAGTCAGCCACTCTACACACCTGTGCTACGAGCTGCTGTCCACTAACACCTGCTGTTTGCTTCACTGTATATTCAAGCTAATCAATCCTTTACTTTCAAATCACTCACATCAACTTGACGATTTAACAAATAAGATTCAAACACAATCGGTCTGATCAATCAAACATGTCCAACTTCTTACTCTCTGATTTCCCTGTGAAAACTTTTGAgctgaaatacatttacaagGTGGATGTAAACACAGTCTTCTAGATCAATATGAGCTTCTTCttatatgatatatattgtGTTTCTGTACTGACACGtgagagaggaaacattttCCACAACAATATGAGAATAAAGTGTAGGAGGACTAGAAATGTGCAGCTTGGATGTGAAACAGTTTACATGTAAAGTCTGGAGGAAGAGACTCATTTATGTCAGGAAGATTCACCTGGGACTGTGAAGCAGTtgtacaatgatgttttcacttATCACCTCCTACAGAGAGATGGAACCTGGTGAAGTGTTGGGACGTGGTCGGGGGGAGAAGCCTTACATTTAGACTCAAATCCACTTAAAGGGTTGAGTTTCCTGAACATtgtgagatgagacatttgttGTCTCTGGGATATAATGATGTTTGGATCATTACGATTAAAATCAGACATTAATGTTTTTGAGATCTAGGACTTTGTACAGTTTGCTGCAGATCCAGATGATGACGTCACAGACCTGTGTAGGACCGTGTGGTCTTGGTGAAGGTCTGCGCTGCTATGGATGGAAAACCATAAAGATAAATAGATACATAAATGAATGCAGCTATGAATTAAATAAAGAcatatgtagaaatatataaacaaatgtaaaaatgaatatgtgttagtaaataaatgaaaaatattttctgggACTTTTATTGtgcaataataatttttttcttaacaccacatttatttcccagctCTTTATATTTCCATGTGTTATATTGAAATGAGGGAGCGCAGTTATCTCAGCCTCAGACCAAAGAAACAGCACCATTGTGTTTAGTGGATGTGGTGTTAATATGTGAGCTGTAGGGTAAAGTGTTGTTTCAACATGGTGAtgagacagtgacagtgtagtggagcagcagcttcctcttgTGAAAAGACTCACAGCAGCTGATATTCCCACACTCTCCCAGTCATGTACTAACCAGACCCTGCTTAGCTTCAGAGAGCGTGTTCAGggtgagggagacagacaggacatGTCTGAAACATGAGGATCATCACCATCATGAACACTGctgtgattttcaaaataaagttcttTTTACAGTGTGATAGTAAGTACACACAGTAaaggtgttggtggtggtgtagTTATCAGACAGTgtattgtgatgatgatgatgatgatgatgatgatgatgatgatgatgatgatgatgatgatgatgacagtgaggaggaagcagctctctgtggacaggtgtgtggctcttaaaagagcctTTGATGAAGATCAACATGTGTCGGAGGGAGGACAGCTCACTTCTTCTTGGCTGCGACCTTCTTGACTTTGGGTTTGGCGGCCTTCTTGGCGGGGGCCTTTTTGGGCGCAGGGGCCTTCTTGGCGGGGGATTTCTTGGGTACAGGGGCCTTCTTGGCGGGCTTCTTGGGGCTCTTGGTGGCCTTCTTGGGGCTCTTGGCTGCTTTCTTAGCCGCTGCTGCAGGTTTCTTGACCTTCTTGGGGGActttttagcagcagcagctgccggCTTCTTGGCGGCCGCGGTCTTGGGCTTTTTGGCCGCGGCGGGTTTCTTGGCGGCGGGCTTCTTGGCTTTGGGAGCGGCCTTCTTGGCCGCCGGCTTCTTGGCCTTGGGTTCAGCCTTCTTGTTCATCTTGAAGGAGCCGGAGGCCCCGGTTCCCTTGGTCTGGACCAGAGTCCCCTTGGCCACCAGGCTCTTGATGGCGGTCTTGACGCGGGCCTTGTTCTTCTCCACGTCGTAGCCTCCGGCAGCCAGAGCCTTCTTGAGGGCGGCCGCGGACACGCCGCTCCGCTCCTTGGATGCGGCCACGGCATTAACGATGAGCTCCCCCAGGCTGGGGCCGACCTTCTTGGGCTTGGAAACCTTCTTCTTGGCTGCTTTGGCCGGGGCGGCGGCTGGAGCGGGAGCGGGAGCGACCTCTGCCATTGTTTCCTGTGAGCTTCGTGTGTACTCGGAGCGGACTGATGGGAGCTCGGAGCAGGAGGCGGCACTTGAACACACCATGAGAACCGTGGAGACTCAGTGCAGCCGTGGCTCCTGTGGTCGGGGTGAACACCGGGacacttgtgttttctcctcgCGGATAAAAGGCTCGCAAAGCACCGTgggagaggagctggaggcggACAGTGGAGGAGCCGGGAGCGGACTCGGCTCTCTTCGTATTAAAGTCGTCCGGAGCTCGGAGGCTCTCGGCTTTCTGTTTGTGGAGCCTCCAAACCTCAGCCGGTCACCGCGGTGGCCGCCGCTGCTCGGGGCCTTTTCCCGCTTATTTCTCTCCTAAAATGTTCTTAAATGCACCACAGCTCCACCAAAACCCGACTTCCAGCTGCTCCACATGTGTGTTCACAGATCCAGACTCACAGCGACCAGCTGCTGATGATCGGTCGGTCATAAAGTCAAGTTATTCTCCgagcagcaaacacactgctgatgGCTGAGGCTCATGGTCACGTTGAACCAGACTGTCAGAGCTGTGACTGTAACGTGTCTGTAGTTACTTTAGAAACACAGTGTGAGCTGTACATGGTTTCTACATCTCATAACAACCTGTGATGCAGAGTTCAGTGTAGTCAGTGACTGAATCTTCATGTGTTGGTTGTAAAGTCACATATTTGTGCGGCTGCTCTCCTGCCAGGTCTCTGTAAAAGACACGTTTTATCTCAGTGGGACTTCCtgctaaaataaatgacaaactaaatcaaatatcacatcacatcatttttatatttttatgatgttatttcatatttaatggtTAGTGCTAGGTTACCAAGGTAACCATACAACTACATAAAGATCGTTACCATGGGAACAAGTCAGATGGTGACTGTGCGactgttaaatgtaaatctgtaaatatgaatatattcatgtaaatcctgagagaaaaagaaacaattgATTTCTATGTGTATCAGTTCATCTGTATCAGGTGTGTCTatataatttgtaaaataaatatttgatccTGATTACAGTTAGACCGTTGTccatatgatttatttatttaaagttctCTCTTCAGTatttgaagttttcttttaGACTCCAGTTTTATTGAGACCTGGCTTTTATCCTCAAGATCTTTAAGTGTTTGTCAGCAATAACAAAGTCAGTGAATGGACATCAGAGCTGTTTGAGTCTCTTGGTTGGAGTTACTTCATCATGCTGAGGATGTatataacgtgtgtgtgtgtagattaaTGTGTGAACCATCAAGTCTTTGTGTTGTGTAACTGTGATTTTAACCTTTTCATCTCTTCAGTCAGAGCTGAAAAGAGACTGAAGAAAGTGAATTTAAAACTGATCAACTGGTTTCATAGTTTgacaaaacatgatgatgatgaagagtaAACACCTTCATCAGGTGAGTGTATCTCCTCAGTCTTTCACAGCACTTATTCTCAAGGCAAATTCATGTCAGTCTCTCCAGGTTTCAGTCAGCTGACTTCAACACACTGATCTTGTATCAgtcagtgtgtagcagtgtggtAAAGAGCAACATTTAACgtccattcattcatcacatGTTGAGAGCACATttataatgtctgtgtgtgtgtgtgtgcgcgtgtgtgtgtgtgtgtgtgtgtgtgcgcgcgcgtgtgtgtgtgtgtgtgtgtgtgtgcgtgcgtgcgtgcgtgtgtgtgtgtgtgtgtgtgtgcaaacactGTTCAGTCACATGTTAGTTTTCTAACTTCCTTGTGTGACCTGGTGAAACTTCACACTCCCAGAATACACTGGGACCAGAGACTGCTGTTCCacaatatacatttatttacaacacaTGAACTAAACAGCTGGTCTGCAGTCCACAAACAGCAAGAGTTTCACTAGGAGGCCTGGGTGTTGGCCGTACTGAAGGAGCAGTGGGTAAAATGATGTAGAAATGATGTTTCAATccagtgaaacactgaatgtagATTCATGGAGCGTTTCCCGCCTCTTTCATAGACCCTGCTCCCTGACCTGAGTCCTACTGCTACCCTCTTGTTTCCTTCCCTTCCACACTTGTAAAGAGTGAAGAAAGTGCTGCAGCTGTTATTGTGTGTGAGCTGCAAGATGTGTTGCAGTAAtgagagtgatgatgatgatgatgatgatgaggtgtgatgtgtgttgagAGTTTGTCTTGAGATGAAGTGAgtggctcttaaaagagccGTTGTATTGAGTGAGTGCAGCAGCTGCGCTGTTTACTTGGAGCTGGTGTACTTGGTGAC
Proteins encoded in this window:
- the LOC130186245 gene encoding histone H3-like, producing the protein MARTKQTARKSTGGKAPRKQLATKAARKSAPATGGVKKPHRYRPGTVALREIRRYQKSTELLIRKLPFQRLVREIAQDFKTDLRFQSTAVMALQEASEAYLVGLFEDTNLCAIHAKRVTIMPKDIQLARRIRGERA
- the LOC130186242 gene encoding histone H1-like, which produces MVCSSAASCSELPSVRSEYTRSSQETMAEVAPAPAPAAAPAKAAKKKVSKPKKVGPSLGELIVNAVAASKERSGVSAAALKKALAAGGYDVEKNKARVKTAIKSLVAKGTLVQTKGTGASGSFKMNKKAEPKAKKPAAKKAAPKAKKPAAKKPAAAKKPKTAAAKKPAAAAAKKSPKKVKKPAAAAKKAAKSPKKATKSPKKPAKKAPVPKKSPAKKAPAPKKAPAKKAAKPKVKKVAAKKK
- the LOC130186247 gene encoding histone H2A-like is translated as MSGRGKTGGKARAKAKTRSSRAGLQFPVGRVHRLLRKGNYAQRVGAGAPVYLAAVLEYLTAEILELAGNAARDNKKTRIIPRHLQLAVRNDEELNKLLGGVTIAQGGVLPNIQAVLLPKKTEKAAKSK